TGCGCAGTTCGAGCTGCACGTCAAGTATGCGACGTGCGATGAGCTGTTGCCACTGTTCGAGACGCTGCTCAACACcgatcagctgctggtgctggtaccgaAGTGTAAGTTTCTGCTGCTCACGATCCTCACGCTGATCGCTCAAATggagcagctccagcagctgctgacTTCGACCGCGCAGCAAGGCGATGACAACAAGATCGTTCAGGTTCGCTGGCAAACGTTGCTGCGCGAGCTTGGCCGCGTCCTGGTAGAGAACAGTAAGGCCGCCGACACCGCCAAAACGCAGGCCGTCGGAGTGCCCTCGTCGAAAGTGCTGCTGAAGCTTGATTCAACCTGCGGCTTCGTCAAGCTACTTCGGGCACACCTGCAACGGCACCCGGAGCTCGATCTTGAGCGTAAGCTGCAAACGATCGTCTCGATCGTTGATGCacaggatggtggtgctggtggtgcaggtggtacGACTGCTATCCTGGACAAACCCGAGTAATATGTCTTGTGACATATTTGTATTGTGTTTCAAACTCTTGTTCGTTTACCTTCGGTAcgtttgtttattattttagcGCCAATTGGCCctctttttcatttattttatcacTCCTACTTGGACTTTGATATGCAGTTTTTATTACTatcagtttttgttttacttttttttatactcCAACTATATTATACTTTCGTGTTTGCGACTGTGCGTTAGCGTTGCCATGCGGCAATCCAGCTCCAAAATGCCTGTTCTGATTGACTATGGCTCATACCCGCTAGCTTGCACAGAAgaagatttaaaaaataagtaGGCTGCGACGTATAATCGTCGTTACTGGTGACGTCATTTTCCTGTTAATGGAAATATGAAGCAAAGTAGGCAGGAAGGGAGCAACAGTTTGTTCACCCACAGAAAGGCGATATGAATGGTAAATTGTAAttagaaggaagaaaaaccaaTAACGAACGATCAAGCAACtagacgatcgatcgctgtcgtcggcatcatcatcgcctacgttcgatgatgttgctgaaaCACGAATAATGATGAGCAATTTTAATAACATTATCTCTATACGGTTATCAAACGTAGATTAGCGCGCtcaacaaccaaccatctATAGCCGACAAAGGGCAACCGCAACACGTAGGCGTGCGAGGGAACCGATCACGGTTGCTTATGttattattccattttatttactttcacattgtgtttccatttcggGTTGGATAAGATTTTAGCTTAGTTAGggtttctgttggtttttgcttaTTAATCTCCCTCCCTTCGTAAAACTCCCGTTGTATCTGCAGAAGGGTTGCGATAAGGTGGCGATAACGagataattaattattcacATCAATTGGCGCTGAGCAAACTATTATTATTGCAAACCCGTAATCATTGTAGGTAAAGTGTAAGTAAATCCTTCTCTATCCGCTAGGCAACACTACTCCCTCCCACACTGCAGCAGGGGATGAGCAGGTGGAAATAATCAAACTAGTGTGGTCAGCTGTGGCCACGAATTGACTCAacataattgaaaacaaatcatacaTTACTTTTAGTAGAGACGCATTGTTGAACATAATAATACCATGCGGAAAAGACggcagacagaaagagagaggacagAGAGATGCTATTGTATGTATTCGGTCCCGTCTGACGAATGCGTGTGTAAGTAGCACACGGCCGCGCGGTCGCATCTAAAAAACACGCTGCAAACAGGATCAtaagttaaaaataaaattataagCACTTATCAGCGAAAACAGTGGACATTCATGCCATCACGAGCGAGATCTGCTCGTCTAGAAGGTTCCGGTGAAGTAAAAAAGGCGAGGAATTAATCGCAGGAGGCGAAGATAAAGTGTAGTAGACATACAtttgaaagaaacaaaatgccAGCATATTATATTACCTGTATGAATTTGCTTCGGATACATTCGGATAAACGAAAGAGTATAATAGTGAGCACCTAAAGTAAAGAAAACAAGAGGAGGAGAGCGCAATGATAAAAAAGTTTCTTTGCGCTCCTTCGAACCGGATTTGAACCAGTGACCTATGGATTACTATGACTTGCTGGAGTCCCGCTACAGTCCACCGCTCTACCAACTGAGCTATCGAAGGCGATGACTGAGGCGACCATCACATGCTATTAAATATGCAAGTGACACATAAAACACTAATCATGCGTATTAAGCTTCGGTCTTAACTGCTATCAAGAAAACACGTGAACGATCTACTTCATTCTGAAACGATTTTACTTGAAACCTTCGTATCCTATATGTGGGTATAGTTACACCACTAAACGCAATACTCGGTTGTTGCCATGAGTTGTTCAGTTATGTTGAGAATAGGTATGCTCACAAGAGGGGAGTAAAAATAACTTAACAAAAGAGATTGCCTGGCAGACACGCGCAATAAAGTTACTTTCTTTCAATTGAACATATTTTATTGCTGAACTTGTCAATGAGTggttttgaaattaaaatatcaaaaatattatttgacaaaaaaaggTTTCTTCGCCCTCCTTCGAACCGGATTTGAACCAGTGACCTATGGATTACTCTATTGACTTACTGGAGTCTCTTCTACAGTCCACCGCTCTACCAACTGAGCTATCGAAGGTTGTGTTGGTCGCACGCTCAACAGGTTATTCTAACCACACATCCCGCCACATGGGCTCATCTTGCACATCGCATTTCATTTAAACTTTTGCATACTTTAGTGATCCATTTAGCATTCCTATTCTCAAATAACCCACATCATGGGAAAATCCCATTCGTTAGTCCTGTCACAATGGGAGCAcgagagcagcaaccaaaaagaaaaaaagtgttCTTATTGATATTACGATAAATCATCGAGGGAGTAGATGTGACTCAACTCGTGCTCTTTCCCATCCCCCTTTTGCTTCGCAAGCCTGTTGAGCTACTGCGCGATGCCGCAACAGTAAGCTTCAAAAGGCACAATCTACAGACCCGACCGCAAACCACTTGCCGGGCTGGCTGAAGTTTAAAGTCAACAATCCTCCTTCGCCGTGTGTAGCAAACTGTCCTCAACTCTGTGGGGATATTTGTTTAGTAATAGCTTAAGGtcaaaccaccacctcccgggGGGAGTACCGTACCCGCGAACTTCATTCAAGCCTTAGACGACAGATTCTTGGTGGAGCCCGCGTGGCcaaaccaacaacgaccactCCCGATCGAAGGCATCTCTTGTCGCCTCGAGCCATACACAGCTGGCCGTTCTCGGggtggccgaccggccggcaccCGGACGGACAAACAAATATACTGTGATCACAGTGCCCCCCCTATTCAGCCTCCTTATACGATTGCGCTACATATTATAATACGGTTTGCAGACGGTAgttgaatttcaataaaactaCTGACCACCATAAGGACCCCGGATTCGGAACCGGgctgcaccagctgctgccaccacggCGGGCGGCGCACTGTCGCCCATTATGGATGTGGTTCGAGAAGCGACAAACTTTCTCCTTCActtcatgttgctgttgctgctgctgttgctgctgctgctactgctggccaaCTCTCGACTACTGCCTTGCGATCAAGGATTTAAAGCTGACTACAAAGCACCAGGAGCTGCAGCGAGTTCTgaagaatttgaaaaatttctATTCTGCGAACGAAGCAGCTGTCATggccgatggcggtggtggtggctgctccTTTCGATGGCAGCATCGCAGCACGAAGTCAATTTATCGCTAACTTCTGCTACGGGTGGTGAGCgttcggtttttatttttggcatCCTTTTGGGCAACCACACGCCTCTGCGcagtgctgctcctgctggtgctgctgcttccgaagCCAGCAGGAAGCATCATGACAGTTCGCAGGAAGCAACCGACTATAGCACGGACCCCCGCTGTGAACGTTGGCGTACTAGGCATTGCATAAACTGTTTGAAAATTGTATTGCAGTAGGCCACGCGCGCGAACCACCGTGCTATGTCGCGATCCGCGTAGCCTGACGCCAGCCATCGGGAATATGGAATGGGAATCGACGCCTGCTTTTTGGTTGACTGGGCGCACAACAGTGCACAACTGCCTCGACCCGTACAACCGTAAGATTAATGGCAAACAAGGCGGCACTTGGCGAGACAAACGCGGCGTTGTGTGTCAGTCTGTTGACAACGCCGATCCCTCCATTGTGACCGCAGACCGCAAAGTACCAGAGAGTCAACAAGCGAAAATCAATAATGCACACAGATGTTCCGCGGCCGGTCCAATAATACGCACATCCAGAAGacacaaacatcatcatcctgcaccgtttatttacataaattatCGTACCACCTTCAAACAGTGATCGTTAAATTTCGattacaccagcagcaacggcagcccCGGGTCCTGTGgccaattttccacccaaaaaccacgcaccgcaccgacccGCAACCACATTCGCAACCGCGACCGAACTCTCCCCCTTTGCGAACGTTTTCAGCCGAAAAGTGTCgtttttcgttcccttttttcatccGTTTATTACCTTCCCGTGGCCGGCGCGCCTGGGAAATGGGAGTACCGTGGTTTTGTTGCGCGGTTTTTATGGTCCTTGGGAATGGCCTGCCTGCTGGTTCGTCCTAGGATTTGCCGTAGTTCCGGGGTGTGCCATAAGCTCAGCTAGGGATCGGAATAGTTTCGCATTCATACCAAGTATTGGCAGGAAATTGGCACCAACGGCGATGGGGATGACGGACGCACTCGTCTTCTGGTTAACTCCGTATGTTCGAAAACGTTGTATCCTACCGACTACTCTCGGTACTACTGGCCATGGCCAGCTGCAGTGACCCAAATGGTTTACTAGCACGCTACCCCATGGCCCACGGTTTCGTTATCAAACGCTGCATGAAAGGTAAAGGACACCATCGGGGGCGCCTGTGGCCCATCCCAGACTACTATCGACCAAACGGGCACGCGAGTGGCGACTGGTAACGTGGCGACAGCACCACACCTTcagcgaaagagcgaaagtTCAGTGAATAATTAATCTGGCCTGCTGGACGGCGAAGGCCAGGATTTTGGGGCCAGCAACCTAGAATGGAAGGAAGCTCATTCACGCTCAATCCTTCTCAATCCGGCTTAATCGATCAGACGCGTGGAATGAAAGCCTGGCTGACAATGGCGTCACTGCGACGATTGATCGTAGCGTGATTGGGCACaaatatgtgtatgtgtgtgtgtgtgagtgttttcaTGTTCCAGGTATCATAACTCTAGATTGACTTCTCTAGAACCATGCTTTGCGTGTTTCAACAAGGGAGGTCGGTGAAAGACCCAACAAAGTGACGATGGCATGCCGCTCCATGTGTTGGACCTTTAAGGGCCTTGTACGCCAgccttccccccccctccccttcccaccccgGGAAGGCAAGGGTTCATTGGTGGGACCGGGAAATCGATACTCAGTGACCATGCTCACCCTGTAGCATATTATGGCGGAGCAATAGCCACGACTTTGCAGGACATTTCGTCGAGAAACGTCGGTACACGCCCTGCCCATCAAAAGGGTTTATCAGATATAGACATCGGTAATTACTAGGTTCCCATCAAACGCGTACAGTGGCATcagcatcgatgatgatggttaacCACTCCAGTTATAACAACCTTggcaaaaaaggacaaagcCTACTTTTCCACTGCTTTTTTTAGATcagtttttcttcatttattcCAGAGATCGCTCAGTAGCCTACTACTTTCGTCCTCATTACCCATCTCTAACCCATCTCTGACATGTTTCAAGCACTACAGCAGGACTTGCGCTTATCGTCTAGCACAAAGAACTGCTCCGTCGTGCAGAACTCCGTCTTCGAAACCTGCCACTGCGTTTCCAGCTGTCCCCGCTCGATGTAGGATCTGTACCTCTCGAGTGTAGCGCATGTCAACGGATTGCCCGACACAACCAATgacagcagctgcagtgcTCGATCACCCTCCACAAGGGCAGCCGGTATCATCGTCAGTAGGTTACCGGTTAGATCTATGTAGGCGAGGCGGGGTGCCGTAAGCTGCTGCAATTCGAGCAACTTTAGCGCATTATTGGCCAGCACCAAGGTAGAAAGGTTCGGCAATTCGACCGGATGTGCGGCCCAGACGCGCTGTAGACGGTTGTCGCTTATTTCGAGGCTAAGGAGTGAACGTAGCTCGCGCAGCTCAGCGAAATCGAAcgcatcgagcgcgttttgtTTAAGCGAAAGGACTTCCAGCTTGGTGAGATTATTTAGGGCGCTCGGTAAACTTGCGAGCTCGTTGGAGGACAGTACTAGATGCTGCAGGTTGGGTGTCTTCAGTTGGCCGAGATCCACCGTCTGCAGTCTGTTGTTGGAGAGGAATAGGACGTTCAAATATGGTAGCGTTGTCACATCCCCGGGCGGTTGGCTATCGATGGCACGCAATTGGTTTTGCTGCAGATTGAGGATACGCAGCTGCCGTAGGGGCGCGAACTGATTTACGATTAACCGTTGCAGCCGGTTTGCCGATAGGTCCAGCTCATGGATGGTCAGTGTGGCACTGGTACTAGCGGCAGGTTGGATACTTGCAATGTGGTTTGCCGCAAATGAAACCATTTCCAGCCGACGGAAGGTAGCCAGCAGAGCTAGATTGAGCACCTTGAGGGTGCACTCCTTTATCGTAAGCATCTTCAGTGCTAACAGGTTACGCAGAGAGGGAGGTACCATCGAGAGCAGACAACCGTTGATCTCCAGCCGGTTCAGGTGTATGTTAGGCTGCGCCGTGATGTTCTGCAGATTCGGTGCCCTCTGCAATACCAACTCATGGAGCATGTTGGCGgtgggcagcaacagcattggTTCGTGGAATGTCCCAAACACCACCGAGTTGACCACTCGTGACACATTGACCAGCAGAAAAGTGAGCGGAATGGTGCCAGTCGTTAACCGTTGAACTTGAACGGATAGGAACCGGGTAGACGGATTCGGAAGGAACTTTTCCAGGTTGCGCACCGATGCCAGATCCCAGTGTTCGATGCGGCATGTTCTCTGTGAACCACACAGCGCCTGTCCTTGGACGGAGTATAATAGCAAACTCACTATTACAACTTTCAGCTGCATATGCAAGCAATCACCGACGGTTACGCGCTGTTACGTGTTGCAGGGCTACTGGAGTACTACCACACCTCTATTCAACTACTATGGAGAGAGATTTTCTCCTATTTGGTTGGTACGTCTGTTAGGATATCAAAAACACATTAGTTGATCATCATGATGCCACGATTACCTTTATTCGTTTACAATgtcgattttccattccatagCGAGTCCAATATGCTCAACAATGCGACTTCAAGCGATATACTATACCACACAGCAGATTCCGTTGGTTCTACCGCCACGTATCGATCCAGTATAGTACGAATATGAGCAAGTGGAACCCCAGCTTACATATAAGCTGTCCAAGCGTAACACGTAATCGACATATTCGGCCATCGAGCCGCAGCGAATCGGATTGCCAGAGATGtcaatggaaatggttcgTGAAACATTGCTCCGGTATATACTGCTCGGTACAGCCTGCAAACGATTATTCGCCAGTCTTACGGACGTTAAGCTAGGAAAGTACCAGTTGGTTGGGTCAATATTGTCCAACAAATTGTTGTCCAGCGTTAGGTGTCCTAGTCGCGGAAGCAGCGTTGCTTGGCTCGTTTGTACCGATGTCAGCCGGTTGTATGATAGATCGAGTGTATTCAGGTTTTTAAAATCTTCAAAGTATTTCAAATCGACAGACTTGAGACCGTTACTCGAAAGAACCAACGTATCCAAGTTGGGAGTACCAGCTTTACGAAATGTTGGTACAGAGTTAAAATTGTTAGTCCCAAGGAAAAGGTGAGTAAGGGCTGGTAGTTGCAACCGATCAAGACGGAATCGCGTCAAATTATTTCTATCCAAAACGAGCCTTTGCAAAGTCGAAAGGGAAACCTTCTCCGAACTGAAGAAGGTGTCGATCTGATTACGGGAAAGATACAATTCTTGCAGGAATTGAAACGATACCAGATGGGCTGCGTCAAAGCTGGTGAGTCGGTTAGATGAGAGGCGCAGTATTTTAACACTGCTCATTGCACTCGGATTGGCGGGTCGCAGCGTTGAAATGTCACtcacttccatttccagcgaCTCCAGGTTGGTCAGTGGACAGAAAATTCCTAGGTCAAGTACGCGTAGCTTGCTTTGCCTGAGTTCCAAAGAACGCAGCGACGTCAGATTAGCGATACTGCGCGGAATAGTATCTAGCCTGGAATCCATAATGGTGAGCTCTTCCAGGTGGTAGTTAGTACCACTGATAATGagtagctgcagctgcttgGCCGATTGCAGTGACAACTCAACCAGCTCCAAGTGCTCCGTTAGTATCAGCGCTTTCTCGTGATAGAGGCGAAGGGCCAGATCGGTAAAATACGAGCCAACGAGTTCGAGCAACCAACGCATGGTTTCAACCGGGGGCGCGCTAGTATTCGGTGTACGTAATAGTAACTTTGTAATTAGGATGATATTCACGTTCGGGTTGATTAGAGCTGCCAGTTCTCGCTTCCCATCTTTCTGGGTTACTTGGTAGGTATCACACTGACACAAACCTCCAAACGATTGCAAACAGTTGCTCGCGGATTCTGGTGACACCGTGCCGGTAAAGTGCCAAATCAATGAAAAACCTTTATAGGAAAGTAATTTTGAAAATGAGCGTCCACCAAACAACACAAGGCACGAAGCCAACGAGCATACCTAGGGCCACGCAGCTTAGACGTACCATTTCAACACTCTACTGGCGAGttccaccgaccaccgttCGCGTATAATGTTCTTCAACTAAACAACTCTCTCCGGCGCTTCGAGGGTACATTATGGTAGGGATTCCACCCTAATGTGAAAGTGATAATCGAATAAAACTGCGCAAAACTCGAACTAAATTGCGGCGGAAGTGCCTTCCATCATTTTTGTTTCAGCCCAAAATGAATGCGCATCAATCAATATTCGgggcctttttcattttctaacACGCAAAGGTGCAGACGTTTGCTTCCATCCTTCCAGCTAGCCCTTGCTCCAATCTTTGGGAATTTCGGCTAGTTCCACACGCTGTACACTGCGGTTGTGACTTCTCGAACGTTCGCAGATGGCGCAGCGAAAATGCGAGTGAAGGACCACCGAAATGTCGCATTCGGTTTTAGCTGAGGTTAGATTACCGCCAAAATTCAAACAGGCACCATCAAGGCCAAAGTCCCACAGCAACGATTACTGCGGCACTAAAGACGGGGATTATCGCCCGACGACCAAATGCCGACCGGATTCACCTTCGCCAATACACACGACGCTCGCGCCTGATGGCCTCCTCGTGCGTGTTCCCGGAGCATTACTTTTCCACCACagtagagagagtgagtgagagcacacgcgagagggagagagagagagagagagagagagagagagagagagagagagagagggcagatCATTTAGTTTTCCTTTTAGTTTTCCGGCAAACCTCGAAGCCATCGAATTTGGGCGCAATCCGGAACGTTTGTTTCTATTTCAGGTTGACAGCCGCTGTCCCGTATTCCCAGGCAGCGGCATTGGcgtgtgccagccagcggaaGCAATACGTTGTCCGCAAGCCACCGATTGATGCGAAGGAATTAGAGCTTCCCATGGCGGCGCATTGGTTGAATGATTTTTCCTGACGCTTTCCGAAGGCAACGCTCGGATCGGTTAGCAGTCGTATGGGCGGCTCGTATGGCAGTCATGTATTAATAGAACATTGTTGGGGCTGCATGCTAAAAACGCTGAaatgttgcttcattttccgtAATGGCGCACCTGGTCGTGATCCTGGCGGTTTCGACGGAGACGGGGAATCGTTGAGGGTTGCGCAATCAGAAAGCAGAacgtttaattgaatttacgtTTAGCAGCGCACGTGGTACAGTATGGATTGGTTATGCGAAGGAATCTGAGCTGATGGAGGAAGAATGTATTTTTAAGTTATTTATACCTCAGGACGGTTTGGTGGTAGCTGTTGGAAGGATAAATGGCATAAccatatttgtttttcttgttttttcgtgaacatattttaaaaattagcTCTCTCCCACCTTCTGCCTCTGTTTAGCTCTATTGAGTAATTGTTCTATTATCGATTCACATTAATGCATATTTTATACCAATCGTACATAGAAACACACTATTTTCAGATCACACCAAGCAGATCTCAATTGAAAAGCCTGCTATGCTCACCAGTTAATATGACGACGCCTACTGCTACAATGAGGCTGTTCAAAAAACCAAGGCTTTTTCAGAAGGTAAGAGCAGAGGAATAGATCAACCACAGCCTTTCCGGTCTACTTTGCATTGATGTCTGTAGTCATAAGGACGAAATTGGGATCATCTGGGATACtttgtatttttcattttcacttgaTCTGTTCGTAGCAAGGTCAGAAGCTATGGAAACCGTTCTTGGAATGTTATGCTGTCTGTATGCTCCACTGTATATCATACGAGTACGGATAACCAATGCATTCATTTTGATTAGGCAAATAATTGTATCCTGTCCAACTTCTCTTAATCAACAGCCGAAGGGATCACAAAAATCCTTCAAGTAaaccaacagaacagaaaccaaaacagaaaaatcacACACTCCTAAACACACAACTCGTTGTTATCCTTTTATGCTAACCGAAGCTTTCCGCAGAGCATCAACCTCCTTCCGTTTCATCAAACCACGTGGCGCATACTTTTGCAAGTACTACTACCGTAGATAGTGAACGCTTCAAGGACATCAAGGACTATggaagagagaggaacagAACACAGTGCACAATGTACAACAAATACTTTTTAATAAACGCACCCCCATTGATTGCGGCGCGCCATCACCcacaacaaaatcaaacaaatgtcCTTTTTGTTCCCGCCAACGGAGAGTTTTCccgtggaaaggaaaaggcatattttccatcatcatcatccctcgtGGGGATCGAACCCACGACCTTTGGATTAGAAGTCCAACGCGCTATCCGCTGCGCCAGAGGGACGCACGTGATGGACTGGCATCGGCGAACAATCGCTCTAGGATACGCGAGACCGGGAAAAACCAAGGAAAATGTGCTCGGGCTCGGGAGTTTTCCAGCACGCCAACCGGTCCCCATCGTTCACTCATTTGTGaggaaatcaaaaagaaacaaaaggaaaccggaaagaacgagatggaaatggaacgtAACGACACGGGTGTCGCATgtactgctgctcggtggaacTCACTGGCGCGTAACTAATGCAAtgcaccctccctccct
This sequence is a window from Anopheles darlingi chromosome 3, idAnoDarlMG_H_01, whole genome shotgun sequence. Protein-coding genes within it:
- the LOC125955726 gene encoding insulin-like growth factor-binding protein complex acid labile subunit is translated as MRWLLELVGSYFTDLALRLYHEKALILTEHLELVELSLQSAKQLQLLIISGTNYHLEELTIMDSRLDTIPRSIANLTSLRSLELRQSKLRVLDLGIFCPLTNLESLEMEVSDISTLRPANPSAMSSVKILRLSSNRLTSFDAAHLVSFQFLQELYLSRNQIDTFFTGTPNLDTLVLSSNGLKSVDLKYFEDFKNLNTLDLSYNRLTSVQTSQATLLPRLGHLTLDNNLLDNIDPTNWYFPSLTSVRLANNRLQAVPSSIYRSNVSRTISIDISGNPIRCGSMAEYVDYVLRLDSLYRTCRIEHWDLASVRNLEKFLPNPSTRFLSVQVQRLTTGTIPLTFLLVNVSRVVNSVVFGTFHEPMLLLPTANMLHELVLQRAPNLQNITAQPNIHLNRLEINGCLLSMVPPSLRNLLALKMLTIKECTLKVLNLALLATFRRLEMVSFAANHIASIQPAASTSATLTIHELDLSANRLQRLIVNQFAPLRQLRILNLQQNQLRAIDSQPPGDVTTLPYLNVLFLSNNRLQTVDLGQLKTPNLQHLVLSSNELASLPSALNNLTKLEVLSLKQNALDAFDFAELRELRSLLSLEISDNRLQRVWAAHPVELPNLSTLVLANNALKLLELQQLTAPRLAYIDLTGNLLTMIPAALVEGDRALQLLSLVVSGNPLTCATLERYRSYIERGQLETQWQVSKTEFCTTEQFFVLDDKRKSCCSA